From the genome of Bosea sp. Tri-49, one region includes:
- the recA gene encoding recombinase RecA gives MNQANLRLVEGSSMDKAKALDAALSQIERAFGKGSIMRLGKNQQAIEIETVSTGSLGLDIALGVGGLPRGRVVEIYGPESSGKTTLALHTIAEAQKKGGVCAFVDAEHALDPVYARKLGVNLDDLLISQPDTGEQALEITDTLVRSGAIDVLVIDSVAALTPRAEIEGEMGDNQPGLQARLMSQALRKLTASISRSNCMVIFINQIRMKIGVMYGSPETTTGGNALKFYASVRLDIRRVSTLKERDEATGNQVRVKVVKNKVAPPFKQVEFDIMFGEGISKAGELVDLGVKAGIVEKSGAWFSFDSQRLGQGRENAKTFLKTNPDVAAKIETTIRQNSGLVAERILENADPTAEDLDEGEA, from the coding sequence GTGAATCAGGCGAATCTCAGGCTCGTGGAAGGCTCTTCGATGGACAAGGCCAAGGCGCTCGATGCGGCGCTCTCGCAGATCGAACGGGCTTTCGGCAAGGGCTCGATCATGCGCCTGGGCAAGAACCAGCAGGCGATCGAGATCGAGACGGTCTCGACCGGCTCGCTCGGCCTCGATATCGCGCTCGGCGTCGGTGGCCTGCCCCGGGGCCGCGTCGTCGAGATCTATGGCCCAGAATCCTCCGGCAAGACGACGCTCGCGCTCCACACCATCGCGGAAGCCCAGAAGAAGGGTGGCGTTTGCGCCTTCGTCGATGCCGAGCACGCGCTCGACCCGGTCTATGCCCGCAAGCTCGGCGTCAATCTCGACGATCTCCTGATCTCTCAGCCCGACACCGGTGAACAGGCGCTCGAAATCACCGACACGCTGGTCCGCTCTGGCGCGATCGATGTGCTGGTCATCGACTCGGTGGCAGCACTGACGCCGCGCGCCGAGATCGAAGGCGAAATGGGCGACAACCAGCCCGGTCTCCAGGCCCGCCTGATGAGCCAGGCGCTGCGCAAGCTCACCGCCTCGATCTCGCGCTCTAACTGCATGGTCATCTTCATCAACCAGATCCGCATGAAGATCGGTGTGATGTATGGCAGCCCCGAGACCACCACCGGCGGCAATGCGCTCAAGTTCTACGCCTCGGTGCGCCTCGACATTCGCCGCGTCTCGACGCTGAAGGAGCGCGACGAGGCCACCGGCAACCAGGTTCGCGTCAAGGTCGTCAAGAACAAGGTCGCGCCGCCCTTCAAGCAGGTCGAGTTCGATATCATGTTCGGCGAGGGCATCTCGAAGGCGGGCGAGCTGGTTGATCTCGGCGTCAAGGCCGGCATCGTCGAGAAGTCCGGCGCCTGGTTCTCCTTTGACAGCCAGCGCCTCGGCCAGGGCCGCGAGAACGCCAAGACCTTCCTCAAGACCAATCCGGACGTCGCCGCCAAGATCGAGACGACCATCCGCCAGAATTCCGGTCTGGTCGCCGAGCGCATCCTGGAGAACGCCGACCCGACCGCCGAGGATCTCGACGAGGGCGAGGCCTGA
- a CDS encoding zinc-dependent alcohol dehydrogenase family protein, which produces MRAYRLNGTNAPLTLHDEPAPKPGPGDVLVDLKAVTLNYRDLIVREGRYGGDQKHDLVPLSDGAGILTEIGDGVSRDRLGERVVLGFMPGWLDGAFSARKQASALGGGFVDGVLAEQIVVPAAAVVTFPEAWSFEEAAAYPCAGVTAWNCLFGGRGLRPGDSVLVEGTGGVSTFALQMARAAGARVIVTSSSDEKLALARRLGAEATINYRTTPNWGEVAAGMAGGEGVDLVVEVGGSGTLNQALRAARPGGEVALVGVLTGFSGEIDTGAILMKAIDVRGVYVGSVADLGAAVATGVKPLIDEAFAFEAAQAAFDRLRSGQHRGKVAIKIAA; this is translated from the coding sequence TTGCGCGCTTATCGACTGAACGGAACGAATGCCCCGCTGACACTGCACGACGAGCCGGCACCAAAGCCGGGTCCGGGAGACGTGCTCGTCGATCTCAAGGCCGTCACCCTCAATTACCGGGATCTGATCGTGCGGGAGGGGCGCTACGGCGGAGACCAGAAGCACGATCTCGTCCCGCTTTCCGACGGCGCGGGCATTCTCACCGAGATCGGAGACGGCGTGTCCCGCGACCGGCTCGGCGAGCGTGTCGTGCTCGGTTTCATGCCCGGCTGGCTGGATGGAGCGTTCTCGGCCCGCAAGCAGGCGAGCGCGCTCGGCGGTGGCTTCGTCGACGGCGTGCTCGCCGAACAGATCGTCGTTCCAGCTGCCGCCGTCGTCACCTTCCCGGAAGCGTGGAGCTTTGAAGAGGCAGCCGCCTATCCTTGCGCCGGAGTCACAGCCTGGAACTGCCTGTTCGGGGGCCGCGGTCTGCGCCCCGGCGACAGCGTCCTGGTCGAGGGCACCGGCGGCGTCTCGACCTTCGCACTGCAGATGGCCCGAGCCGCCGGGGCGCGCGTGATCGTCACCTCCAGCTCCGACGAGAAGCTCGCCTTGGCCCGCAGGCTCGGCGCGGAGGCGACGATCAATTACCGCACCACGCCGAACTGGGGCGAGGTCGCCGCGGGCATGGCCGGCGGCGAGGGCGTCGATCTCGTCGTGGAGGTGGGCGGTTCCGGGACGCTGAACCAGGCGCTTCGCGCCGCTCGGCCCGGCGGCGAAGTGGCGCTGGTCGGCGTTCTCACCGGCTTCTCCGGGGAGATCGACACCGGCGCAATCTTGATGAAGGCAATCGACGTTCGAGGAGTCTATGTCGGCTCCGTCGCTGACCTTGGCGCCGCGGTGGCCACGGGCGTCAAGCCTCTGATCGACGAGGCATTCGCCTTCGAGGCGGCCCAAGCTGCGTTCGACCGGCTGCGCAGTGGCCAGCATCGCGGCAAGGTTGCGATCAAGATTGCAGCGTGA
- a CDS encoding winged helix-turn-helix transcriptional regulator produces MNDSVRQARRKATRTGCAVEATLSVLGGVWKPVLMFHLLEGRLRFNALCRLTPNATPRMVTIQLRELEADGVVRRIVYPEVPPRVEYELTDFGRTLEPVLISLRDWGEALQARDNAEAVLVLPPPGGAHSAVLVSSNT; encoded by the coding sequence ATGAATGATAGTGTCAGGCAGGCGCGCCGCAAGGCGACCCGTACAGGCTGCGCGGTCGAGGCGACGCTGAGCGTCCTGGGCGGCGTCTGGAAGCCGGTGCTGATGTTCCATCTTCTGGAAGGGCGATTGCGCTTCAATGCGCTGTGCCGCCTGACGCCGAATGCGACGCCCCGGATGGTGACGATCCAGCTTCGCGAGCTCGAGGCCGACGGCGTCGTGCGCCGCATCGTTTACCCGGAGGTGCCGCCGCGCGTCGAATACGAACTGACCGATTTCGGCCGCACGCTGGAGCCAGTGCTCATCAGCCTGCGGGACTGGGGCGAAGCCTTGCAGGCCAGGGATAATGCCGAAGCGGTACTGGTACTGCCGCCTCCGGGCGGCGCGCATTCGGCAGTGCTGGTATCAAGCAACACTTGA
- a CDS encoding DUF4189 domain-containing protein, whose translation MKLRSAIAAFAVLFACSSQLGAADLQTRPVKGPPATKESGIWAAIAYSSPNQKHGFFWGADKRQEAADLALEHCRRAGGDECVIVSVFRNHRHWDDDDRTGFPYHHCGALAVSEEKSDRITPWSAKAAPTRQQAEDQAVQACERTGTRCAVREWVCT comes from the coding sequence ATGAAACTCCGCTCTGCCATTGCAGCGTTTGCCGTGCTTTTCGCTTGTTCGAGTCAGCTCGGCGCAGCCGATCTGCAGACCAGACCGGTCAAGGGGCCGCCGGCGACAAAGGAAAGCGGCATCTGGGCGGCGATCGCCTATTCGAGCCCGAACCAGAAGCACGGCTTCTTCTGGGGCGCCGACAAGCGGCAAGAGGCGGCGGATCTGGCTCTCGAGCATTGCCGACGGGCTGGGGGCGACGAATGCGTCATCGTGAGCGTCTTCCGCAATCATCGCCATTGGGACGATGATGACCGTACCGGCTTCCCGTACCATCACTGCGGCGCGCTTGCCGTGTCCGAGGAGAAGAGCGACCGCATCACGCCCTGGAGTGCGAAGGCTGCACCGACGCGCCAGCAGGCGGAGGATCAGGCCGTGCAGGCTTGCGAGCGGACAGGCACGCGGTGCGCGGTGCGCGAATGGGTGTGCACCTGA
- the alaS gene encoding alanine--tRNA ligase codes for MSGVNEIRSTFLDYFKANGHEVVPSSPLVPRNDPTLMFANSGMVQFKNVFTGQEKRPYARATTAQKCVRAGGKHNDLDNVGYTARHHTFFEMLGNFSFGDYFKEQAITHAWTLVTREFGLPKEKLTVTVYSEDDEAHALWKKIAGLPDSRIIRIATSDNFWRMGDVGPCGPCSEIFYDHGDHIPGGPPGSPDEDGDRFIEIWNLVFMQYEEAAGGIRTNLPRPSIDTGMGLERVAAVLQGTHDNYSIDLFATLIRAIADLTNVPSDGPMSASHRVIADHLRCSAFLIADGVLPSNEGRGYVLRRIMRRGMRHAQLLGAKDPLMHRLVPALVREMGQAYPELIRAEALISETLKLEESRFRTTLARGLSILDQETQALGSGDKLKGDIAFTLYDTYGFPLDLTQDALRARGVGVDIEGFDAAMAQQKAKARAAWAGTGEAATETLWFPLRERVGATEFLGYDTESAEGVVTALVKDNAEVATLKEGESGIVILNQTPFYGESGGQVGDTGTITGNGFKAEVTDVQKKLGDVFAHQVKVVSGEIGIGKPAELTVEHGRRSAIRANHSATHLLHEALRRVLGDHVAQKGSQVAPERLRFDFSHPKPISREELARVEEMANRLVLQNEPITTKLMSVDDAIASGARALFGEKYGDEVRVVSMGTDRDADTPKTFSVELCGGTHAGRTGDIGLVTVLSEAGVAAGVRRLEALTGETARRHLRQESVALDEMAGLLKAPIAELPARVATLVEERRKLERELSEARKKLAMGGGGEASDPIREVAGARLLARAVTGVEMKDLKSLVDEAKTRVGSGVVAIVGVAEDGKAGVVVGVTPDLTERFDAVALVRAASERLGGKGGGGRRDMAQAGGPDGAQAQAALDAVADAMG; via the coding sequence ATGAGCGGCGTCAACGAGATCAGGTCGACCTTCCTCGATTACTTCAAGGCGAACGGCCATGAGGTGGTGCCGTCGAGCCCGCTCGTGCCGCGCAACGACCCGACCTTGATGTTCGCCAATTCCGGCATGGTGCAGTTCAAGAACGTCTTCACCGGCCAGGAAAAGCGCCCCTATGCCCGCGCCACCACGGCGCAGAAATGCGTGCGCGCCGGCGGCAAGCACAATGACCTCGACAATGTCGGCTACACCGCCCGCCACCACACTTTCTTCGAGATGCTGGGGAATTTCTCCTTCGGCGATTATTTCAAGGAACAGGCGATCACTCATGCCTGGACCCTGGTCACGCGCGAATTCGGCCTGCCCAAGGAGAAGCTGACGGTCACCGTCTATTCCGAGGACGACGAGGCGCATGCGCTCTGGAAGAAGATCGCCGGCCTGCCAGATTCACGCATCATCCGGATCGCGACCTCCGACAATTTCTGGCGCATGGGCGACGTCGGCCCCTGCGGCCCTTGCTCCGAGATCTTCTACGACCATGGCGACCACATCCCCGGCGGGCCTCCGGGTTCGCCCGACGAGGATGGCGACCGCTTCATCGAGATCTGGAACCTCGTCTTCATGCAGTATGAGGAAGCGGCTGGCGGCATCAGGACCAACCTGCCCCGTCCCTCGATCGACACTGGCATGGGCCTCGAGCGGGTCGCGGCCGTCCTCCAGGGCACGCATGACAACTATTCGATCGACCTGTTCGCGACGCTGATCCGCGCCATTGCCGATCTGACAAACGTACCCTCCGACGGGCCGATGAGTGCGAGCCACCGCGTCATCGCCGACCACCTGCGCTGCTCCGCCTTCCTGATCGCCGACGGCGTGCTGCCCTCGAATGAGGGCCGCGGCTATGTGCTGCGCCGGATCATGCGCCGCGGCATGCGCCATGCGCAGCTGCTCGGCGCCAAGGATCCGCTGATGCACCGCCTGGTGCCGGCGCTGGTGCGCGAGATGGGCCAGGCCTATCCCGAGCTGATCCGGGCCGAGGCGCTGATCAGCGAGACGCTGAAGCTGGAGGAGAGCCGGTTCCGCACCACGCTGGCACGCGGCCTTTCGATCCTCGACCAGGAAACACAGGCGCTGGGTTCTGGCGACAAGCTGAAGGGCGATATCGCCTTCACGCTCTACGATACCTATGGCTTCCCGCTCGACCTGACCCAGGATGCGCTGCGCGCCCGCGGCGTCGGCGTCGACATAGAGGGGTTCGATGCGGCGATGGCGCAGCAAAAGGCCAAGGCGCGCGCCGCCTGGGCCGGCACCGGCGAGGCCGCGACCGAGACGCTTTGGTTCCCGCTGCGCGAGCGCGTCGGCGCGACCGAGTTCCTCGGCTACGATACCGAAAGCGCCGAGGGCGTGGTCACCGCTCTGGTCAAGGACAATGCCGAGGTCGCGACGCTGAAGGAAGGCGAGAGCGGCATCGTCATCCTCAACCAGACGCCGTTCTATGGCGAATCCGGCGGCCAGGTCGGCGATACCGGCACGATCACCGGCAACGGCTTCAAGGCCGAGGTGACCGACGTCCAGAAGAAGCTCGGCGACGTCTTCGCCCATCAGGTCAAGGTCGTCTCCGGCGAGATCGGGATCGGCAAGCCGGCCGAGCTGACCGTCGAGCATGGCCGGCGCAGCGCGATCCGCGCCAACCATTCGGCCACCCATTTGCTGCACGAGGCGCTGCGGCGCGTTCTCGGCGACCATGTCGCGCAGAAGGGCTCGCAGGTGGCGCCTGAGCGCCTGCGTTTCGACTTCAGCCACCCCAAGCCGATCAGCCGCGAGGAACTGGCCAGGGTCGAGGAGATGGCGAACCGGCTGGTGCTGCAGAACGAGCCGATCACCACCAAGCTGATGTCGGTCGACGATGCCATCGCCTCCGGCGCGCGCGCGTTGTTCGGCGAGAAATACGGCGACGAGGTCCGCGTAGTGTCGATGGGCACCGACCGCGATGCCGACACGCCCAAAACCTTCTCGGTCGAGCTCTGCGGCGGCACCCATGCCGGCCGGACCGGTGACATCGGTCTCGTCACCGTCCTGTCCGAGGCCGGCGTCGCCGCCGGCGTACGCCGCCTCGAAGCACTCACCGGCGAGACGGCGCGCCGTCATCTGCGTCAGGAGAGTGTCGCGCTCGACGAGATGGCCGGGCTGCTGAAGGCACCGATCGCCGAGCTGCCGGCGCGCGTCGCGACGCTGGTCGAGGAGCGCCGCAAGCTTGAGCGCGAGCTCAGCGAGGCGCGCAAGAAGCTCGCCATGGGTGGCGGCGGCGAGGCGAGCGACCCGATCCGCGAGGTCGCCGGCGCCAGGCTGCTGGCGCGCGCCGTCACCGGCGTCGAGATGAAGGATCTTAAGAGCCTGGTCGATGAGGCCAAGACCCGTGTCGGCTCCGGCGTCGTCGCCATCGTCGGCGTCGCCGAGGACGGCAAGGCCGGCGTCGTCGTCGGCGTCACGCCCGACCTGACCGAGCGTTTCGATGCGGTCGCGCTGGTGCGCGCGGCGTCGGAGCGTCTCGGCGGCAAGGGCGGCGGCGGCCGCCGCGACATGGCCCAGGCCGGCGGCCCCGATGGCGCCCAGGCGCAGGCTGCGCTGGACGCCGTCGCGGACGCGATGGGCTGA
- a CDS encoding GFA family protein has translation MTGTTATLTGGCQCGAVRYRLLKPPHKVSMCFCRMCQKAVGNYFGAFASSRVTDVIWTRGTPAIFASSEVAERGFCRECGTPLSFSYPGMGTLSLAVGSLDDPAAFPPSHAYGVEGRAPWFDELCRLEGTRTEDDIPSEELLAYRSRQHPDHD, from the coding sequence ATGACCGGAACGACGGCCACTCTCACCGGCGGCTGCCAGTGCGGCGCGGTGCGCTATCGGTTGCTAAAGCCGCCGCACAAGGTTTCGATGTGCTTCTGCCGGATGTGCCAGAAGGCGGTCGGCAACTATTTCGGTGCCTTCGCCTCCTCGCGTGTCACTGACGTGATCTGGACGCGTGGCACGCCGGCGATCTTCGCCTCGTCCGAGGTCGCCGAGCGCGGCTTCTGCCGCGAGTGCGGCACGCCGCTGAGCTTCAGCTATCCCGGCATGGGCACGCTCTCGCTCGCGGTCGGCAGCCTCGACGATCCGGCCGCTTTCCCGCCGAGCCATGCCTATGGCGTCGAGGGCAGGGCGCCCTGGTTCGACGAACTCTGCCGCCTGGAGGGCACACGCACCGAGGACGATATCCCATCCGAGGAATTGCTGGCCTATCGCTCGCGCCAGCATCCCGACCACGACTGA
- a CDS encoding invasion associated locus B family protein, with protein MTGKRAASAVSMIVACLLLSGQNSAGQAPPGSDYRIKPSDVALPPNAKLGGYRRITHPFENWTLICDENLQARQKVCNVTQTIEDSAGRLAFSWSLAASKDGKPYMILRTAPDAKYPGPISLRLQGQANPVKVQLDGCNATVCVGMLPVGPVLREQISKSATPEVSYETTGGKTVTLAATLKGLSKAVEAIR; from the coding sequence ATGACTGGCAAGCGAGCCGCATCAGCAGTGTCCATGATCGTGGCTTGCTTGCTCCTGTCCGGCCAGAATTCGGCCGGACAGGCGCCGCCAGGTTCCGATTACAGGATCAAGCCCTCCGACGTGGCATTGCCTCCCAACGCGAAACTGGGTGGCTATCGGCGGATCACTCATCCCTTCGAAAACTGGACGCTGATCTGCGACGAAAACCTGCAGGCGCGGCAGAAGGTCTGCAACGTGACCCAGACCATCGAAGATTCGGCTGGTCGCCTGGCCTTCAGCTGGTCGCTCGCGGCCTCGAAGGACGGCAAGCCCTATATGATCCTGCGCACCGCGCCGGATGCGAAATATCCCGGACCGATATCGCTGCGACTTCAGGGCCAGGCCAATCCGGTCAAGGTCCAGCTCGATGGCTGCAATGCCACGGTCTGCGTCGGAATGCTTCCCGTCGGTCCGGTCCTGCGCGAGCAGATCTCCAAGAGCGCGACCCCGGAGGTCTCCTACGAGACGACCGGTGGCAAGACCGTGACACTCGCGGCCACCCTCAAAGGGCTCTCGAAAGCGGTCGAGGCGATCAGATGA
- a CDS encoding NADP-dependent isocitrate dehydrogenase, with protein sequence MSKIKVANPVVDMDGDEMTRIIWQKIKDTLIFPYLDLELDYYDLSVENRDATDDQVTIDAANATKKHGVAVKCATITPDEGRVKEFNLKSMWKSPNGTIRNILGGVIFREPIICKNVPRLVPGWTQPIVIGRHAYGDQYRATDFKFPGKGTLSIKFVGEDGNVIEKEVFKAPEAGVAMAMYNLDDSIRDFARASLNYGLLRKYPVYLSTKNTILKTYDGRFKDIFEEIYQAEFKAEFDKLGITYEHRLIDDMVASAMKWSGGYVWACKNYDGDVQSDTVAQGFGSLGLMTSVLMTPDGKTVEAEAAHGTVTRHYREHQKGKETSTNSIASIFAWSRGLAHRAKLDNNAELAKFASLLEKVTVDTVEAGDMTKDLALLVGPDQKFLSTTGFLDKVSENLRKAMAA encoded by the coding sequence ATGAGCAAGATCAAGGTCGCCAACCCGGTCGTCGACATGGACGGCGACGAGATGACCCGCATCATCTGGCAGAAGATCAAGGACACGCTGATCTTCCCCTATCTCGATCTCGAACTCGACTATTACGACCTCTCGGTCGAGAACCGCGACGCGACCGACGACCAGGTCACGATCGACGCCGCCAACGCCACCAAGAAGCATGGCGTCGCGGTGAAGTGCGCCACGATCACGCCCGACGAGGGGCGCGTGAAGGAGTTCAACCTCAAGTCGATGTGGAAGAGCCCGAACGGCACGATCCGCAACATCCTCGGCGGCGTGATCTTCCGCGAGCCGATCATCTGCAAGAACGTCCCGCGCCTGGTGCCAGGCTGGACCCAGCCGATCGTTATCGGCCGCCATGCCTATGGCGACCAGTACCGCGCCACCGACTTCAAGTTCCCCGGCAAGGGCACGCTCTCGATCAAGTTCGTCGGCGAGGACGGCAATGTCATCGAGAAGGAGGTCTTCAAGGCTCCTGAGGCCGGCGTCGCCATGGCGATGTACAACCTCGATGACTCGATCCGCGATTTCGCCCGTGCGTCGCTGAACTACGGCCTGCTGCGCAAGTACCCGGTCTATCTCTCGACCAAGAACACCATCCTCAAGACCTATGACGGGCGCTTCAAGGACATCTTCGAGGAGATCTACCAGGCTGAATTCAAGGCGGAGTTCGACAAGCTCGGCATCACCTATGAGCACCGTCTGATCGACGACATGGTCGCTTCGGCGATGAAGTGGTCGGGCGGCTATGTCTGGGCCTGCAAGAACTACGATGGCGACGTGCAGTCGGACACGGTGGCACAGGGCTTCGGCTCGCTCGGCCTGATGACCTCGGTGCTGATGACGCCGGACGGCAAGACCGTCGAGGCCGAGGCCGCCCATGGCACGGTGACCCGCCACTATCGCGAGCACCAGAAGGGCAAGGAGACCTCGACCAACTCGATCGCCTCGATCTTCGCCTGGTCACGTGGCCTCGCCCACCGCGCCAAGCTCGACAACAATGCCGAACTCGCCAAGTTCGCCAGCCTGCTCGAGAAGGTCACGGTCGACACCGTCGAAGCCGGCGACATGACCAAGGACCTGGCGCTGCTGGTCGGCCCCGACCAGAAGTTCCTCTCGACCACCGGCTTCCTCGACAAGGTCAGCGAGAACCTGCGCAAGGCGATGGCCGCGTAA
- a CDS encoding cyclic nucleotide-gated ion channel, which produces MAPAPQPGLSWRRRAHLIIDRGAGDDLSAKLVHGGLVTLIVVNIAALVLESVPSLAAAHGRAFYWIELVSAVLFTLEYAVRLWTAPEHARYRDLSDWAARRAYALSPPALLDFLATVPLYTALLGYGDLKILLLFRLLRFFKLGRYSPGMASLGAALHAERKALLACVVILIGAMLLSATAMHFVEHDIQPEKFGTIPDAMWWAIVTLTTVGYGDAFPISPLGKLVASLTAVMGLVMLALPVGIIATAFAQEIHRREFVVTWSMLARVPLFSGLNASEIAEIMHSLRARTVRGGSTVLRPHEPAHSLYFVASGEVEIIAADGSRQLDEGCFFGELVLGEIAPAEGGIAARATVATKLLILDPADFRLLMLRQPELAARLHQLAVT; this is translated from the coding sequence ATGGCGCCCGCCCCGCAGCCTGGCTTGAGCTGGCGGCGGCGGGCGCATCTGATCATCGACCGCGGCGCCGGCGACGATCTTTCGGCCAAGCTCGTCCATGGCGGGCTGGTCACTCTGATCGTTGTCAATATCGCGGCGCTGGTGCTGGAATCGGTGCCGAGCCTCGCCGCTGCCCATGGCCGGGCGTTCTACTGGATCGAGCTCGTCTCGGCCGTTCTGTTTACGCTCGAATACGCGGTCCGGCTCTGGACTGCGCCCGAACATGCGCGCTATCGCGACCTGAGCGACTGGGCGGCGCGGCGCGCCTATGCGCTGTCGCCACCGGCGCTGCTCGATTTCCTCGCCACAGTGCCGCTTTACACCGCCCTGCTCGGCTATGGCGATCTCAAGATCCTGCTGCTCTTCCGCCTGCTGCGCTTCTTCAAGCTCGGGCGCTATTCGCCCGGCATGGCCTCGCTAGGGGCGGCACTGCATGCCGAGCGCAAGGCGCTTCTCGCCTGCGTCGTCATCCTGATCGGCGCCATGCTGCTCTCGGCGACGGCGATGCACTTCGTCGAGCACGATATCCAGCCTGAGAAATTCGGCACCATCCCCGACGCGATGTGGTGGGCGATCGTGACGCTGACCACGGTCGGCTACGGCGATGCGTTTCCGATCAGCCCGCTCGGCAAGCTCGTCGCCTCACTGACCGCGGTGATGGGTCTCGTCATGCTGGCCCTGCCGGTCGGCATCATCGCCACTGCCTTCGCCCAGGAGATTCACCGGCGCGAATTCGTCGTCACCTGGAGCATGCTCGCACGTGTGCCCTTGTTCAGCGGCCTCAACGCCTCCGAGATCGCGGAGATCATGCATTCGTTGCGCGCCCGCACCGTGCGCGGCGGCAGCACGGTGTTGCGCCCACACGAACCGGCGCACTCGCTCTATTTCGTCGCCAGCGGCGAGGTCGAGATCATTGCGGCCGATGGTAGTCGTCAGCTCGACGAAGGCTGCTTCTTCGGCGAGCTGGTTCTTGGCGAGATCGCGCCGGCAGAGGGCGGCATCGCTGCGCGCGCAACCGTCGCGACCAAGCTCCTCATCCTAGACCCCGCCGACTTCCGCCTGCTCATGCTGCGCCAGCCGGAGCTGGCCGCCCGCCTCCACCAGCTCGCCGTGACATGA